From the Halobacterium zhouii genome, the window GTCGGCGCTCCGGTAACCGACGTAGAGTTGCGAGAGCGCGCCAACGCCGAGGCGTGCGTCGGGGTCCTCGTCGGACCGTTCGACCGTCGCGGTACCGTTCACCACCTCGAGGCGGTAGGTGTCGTCGTTCCAGTCCGCGAGCGGGTCGGCGATGTCGAGTACGAGGTCCGTGGTCGTTTCGTCAGGGAACGGGAGCGCTTCGAGGGCGCGCGGGACGTCCACGAGTCGGAACATTGGGGCCAGGGAGAGGGTGGATTCGATGTCGTCGCCGTCGGGAACGAGGTCCAGAACGTCCTCGCTCGGCGGCGTCCAGAAGCCGATCTGGTCGACCTGGGAGTCGTGGTCCGCGAGGAAGCGCAGGAGCGCGAGACGAGCGTCGTGGTCGACGTGCGCCCAGTCTCGGACCTGGAGCGTGTCCTCTTCGCCGCTGTCGAAGCTGTACGCGACGTAGGCAGCAAGCTGTCCGTCGCGCTCCCAGCCGTACACGTAGGGGTCCTCACGCCACCCCTCGAAGACCCGGTTCCGCCACCACTCCTCGGTGCGCTCCATCGTGAGTTCGTAGTCGGCGCCGTGCTGGTCGTGGACGGCGTCGAGGCGCTCCCAGTCGTCCGCGTCGAGTCGCACGAACTCGCCGTGCCGGTAGTCGAGCGCGAACGACAGCACCTCAGGGTCGCATTCGTGGCGGACGCCACGATTCGACGTCGCCCACCCGTAGTTCGCGTAGAACGACCGCTTGAACGGCCAGAGCGCGGAGAGGTACGTCCCCCGGTCGCGGGATTCGGCGAGCGCGTCGTGGAGCATCTGGCTCGTGAACCCACGGCGGCGCGTCTCGGGCGGACTCGCGACCGCGGAGAGCCCGTCGAGCGAGTGAGCCCGGCCGCGAACGCGCGTGGTGAACTCGATGAGTCGGCACACGGCTCGGAGGTCATCTCCCTCGAAGAGGCCGTAAGCCTCTCCGATTCGTTCGGACTCCGGCGTCTCGTCCTGGTCGCTGCCATCACCCTCGTCGTCGCTATCGTCGGATGGCCCCTGTTCCGGGTAGAAGGCGTACCGGACCATCGACTGGAACTCGTCGAGTCGGTTCTCAGGAACCGGGCGAAAGTCGGGCATGTAGAAGCCCGCGGCGTCTTGTGGCATGAAGGTGTCGGGGCCGAGTGAACCGGAGACACGGCCCACAGTTTCGTGCTCGGCGTCCGTCAGATGCCGCGCTGGTACTGCGGCGGGACGTCGACAGCGTCCTCGCGCCCCAGTTCTCGGGCGGCGTGCAGCGGGAAGTAGGGGTCGTCGAGGAACTCCCGGCCGACGAGCGCGACGTCCGCGCGGTCGTTCCGGATCAGGGCGTCGGCCTGCTCTGCGGTGGTGATGCCGCCGACGGCGCCGACCGCGACGTCCGAGTCGGTCTCGTTCCGGATCTGCTCGGCGAACCGGGTCTGGTAGTTCGGGCCAGTCCACTCGATCTCCTGGTCGGGGTGGATGCCGCCCGTGGAGACGTCTATCAGGTCCGCGCCGGCGTCCGCCAACAGGTCCGCGAGGCGGACGGACTGCTCGATGGTCCACGAGTCCCGGTCGTCGAGCCAGTCGGTCGCGGAGATGCGGACGAACACGGGCGCGTCCTCGCCCCACTCGTCGCGGACGGCTTCGGTGACCTCGCGCACGATGCGCGCTCGGTCCTCGAAACTACCCCCGTAGGCGTCGTCCCGGTGGTTCGTGACCGGCGAGAGAAACTCGTGGAGGAGGTAGCCGTGGGCAGCGTGGACCTCCGCGACCTCGAAGCCGGCGTCGCGGGCGCGGCGCGCGGCCTGCCGGAACGAGTCGACGACGTCGGCGATGCCGTCCTCGGTTAGCTTCTCGGTTGGGTGGGTGTCTCCGCCCTCGTAGGGCCACGGGTCGGCGCTCGGCGCGGCGGTCTCCCAGCCGCCGTCCTCGGGCGCGATGGCGCCGCTCTCGTCGCCCCAGGGCCGGTGCTTGGAGGCCTTCCGGCCGGCGTGAGCGAGCTGGATGCCGGGCGTCGCGCCCT encodes:
- a CDS encoding GNAT family N-acetyltransferase: MPDFRPVPENRLDEFQSMVRYAFYPEQGPSDDSDDEGDGSDQDETPESERIGEAYGLFEGDDLRAVCRLIEFTTRVRGRAHSLDGLSAVASPPETRRRGFTSQMLHDALAESRDRGTYLSALWPFKRSFYANYGWATSNRGVRHECDPEVLSFALDYRHGEFVRLDADDWERLDAVHDQHGADYELTMERTEEWWRNRVFEGWREDPYVYGWERDGQLAAYVAYSFDSGEEDTLQVRDWAHVDHDARLALLRFLADHDSQVDQIGFWTPPSEDVLDLVPDGDDIESTLSLAPMFRLVDVPRALEALPFPDETTTDLVLDIADPLADWNDDTYRLEVVNGTATVERSDEDPDARLGVGALSQLYVGYRSADELATVGDVEADAATVDELGELLPESQPLMREGF
- a CDS encoding NADH:flavin oxidoreductase/NADH oxidase, coding for MTEDVFSPLELRETTVRNRFAVSPMCQYSCEDEDGLATDWHRVHLGSRAVGGAGIVFTEATAVEPRGRISPQDLGVWSDEHADALSPIAEFVAEQGATPGIQLAHAGRKASKHRPWGDESGAIAPEDGGWETAAPSADPWPYEGGDTHPTEKLTEDGIADVVDSFRQAARRARDAGFEVAEVHAAHGYLLHEFLSPVTNHRDDAYGGSFEDRARIVREVTEAVRDEWGEDAPVFVRISATDWLDDRDSWTIEQSVRLADLLADAGADLIDVSTGGIHPDQEIEWTGPNYQTRFAEQIRNETDSDVAVGAVGGITTAEQADALIRNDRADVALVGREFLDDPYFPLHAARELGREDAVDVPPQYQRGI